Proteins found in one Quercus robur chromosome 2, dhQueRobu3.1, whole genome shotgun sequence genomic segment:
- the LOC126713160 gene encoding protein NTM1-like 9, producing MGAAVLTMESLPLGFRFRPTDEELINHYLRLKINGRDSEVQVIREIDVCKWEPWDLPGLSVIKTDDPEWFFFCPRDRKYPNGHRSNRATDAGYWKATGKDRTIKSRKSSSNTSMIGMKKTLVFYRGRAPKGERTSWIMHEYRATEKDLDGTGPGQAAFVLCRLFHKPEEKSPVPKYDEVDPTGLSPTTTKSSPDDTLSDVVQLQETATSVMPVRSQSEGIKRWLTDKSDNMTPNALVPAETSSNSYVPSDVDDHVLEEDALEVNQQPSCGEIDFQDFPTLQSQIQMEIAPQVGSPFPSDFGNGNNALTFQDGTSEQDISLTELLDEFLNNPDDNSFDGSASQKNSFGGSDTLFTSQAVPPGSIYVKDSGAYSDADTEMAQLQRDSEMEVSGWFNEHVDSEHVYSNQELWGNDLWDNSVGQDTLSVYSAVCSSLAPSSEEPTDKKEPNNYSSVPVGETVIKIRTRQPQNRPTLDNIPFQGTAPRRIRLVVQRSGESVCHSEVGGPSCSEEDEVQSTVTKAEEASEHCPPVVEIEEQSELLKSEESRGTNEESSAKLRFRVKRDALPGGSQLEMSEFAKAPALHHAPRSSLVYIAGVSLVVVMSVVFIGVWGYLKS from the exons atgggtgCTGCAGTGTTAACAATGGAATCTCTGCCTCTGGGTTTCAGATTCAGACCCACCGACGAAGAGCTTATCAACCATTACCTCAGGTTGAAAATCAACGGCCGCGATTCCGAGGTCCAGGTCATTCGCGAAATCGACGTTTGCAAATGGGAGCCCTGGGATTTACCTG GGCTCTCAGTGATAAAGACAGATGATCCCGAGTGGTTCTTCTTCTGCCCGCGTGATCGGAAGTACCCAAATGGTCATCGTTCCAACAGAGCCACTGATGCTGGCTACTGGAAAGCCACGGGTAAGGACCGCACCATAAAGTCCCGCAAGTCTAGCTCCAATACCAGCATGATTGGGATGAAGAAGACCTTGGTTTTCTACAGAGGCCGTGCTCCCAAGGGCGAGCGCACAAGCTGGATCATGCATGAGTATCGTGCTACTGAGAAAGACCTGGATGGTACTGGTCCCGGCCAG GCTGCCTTTGTTCTCTGTCGCTTGTTCCACAAGCCTGAGGAGAAGTCACCAGTTCCAAAGTACGATGAAGTAGACCCTACTGGCTTGTCGCCTACCACTACCAAGTCCTCTCCTGATGATACATTGTCAGATGTAGTTCAACTTCAAGAAACAGCAACATCTGTTATGCCAGTTAGGAGCCAGTCTGAAGGTATAAAGCGATGGTTGACTGATAAGTCTGATAACATGACCCCTAATGCTCTAGTCCCTGCTGAAACTAGCTCCAATAGTTATGTGCCTTCTGATGTGGACGATCATGTACTAGAAGAAGATGCTTTAGAG GTGAATCAGCAGCCCTCATGCGGCGAGATTGATTTTCAAGATTTCCCCACATTGCAATCACAGATTCAAATGGAGATAGCACCCCAAGTGGGTTCACCTTTTCCCAGTGACTTTGGAAATGGCAATAATGCACTAACATTTCAGGATGGTACCAGCGAACAGGATATATCTCTCACAGAGTTGTTAGATGAGTTCTTGAATAACCCTGATGATAACTCATTTGATGGATCAGCCAGTCAAAAGAACTCATTTGGTGGAAGCGACACCCTATTTACCAGTCAGGCTGTACCACCTGGAAGCATTTATGTTAAAGACAGTGGTGCATACAGTGATGCGGACACTGAAATGGCTCAATTACAG CGTGATTCTGAGATGGAAGTTTCTGGATGGTTCAATGAACATGTTGATAGTGAGCATGTATATTCCAACCAAGAACTTTGGGGGAATGACCTTTGGGATAATTCTGTTGGACAAGATACTTTGTCTGTTTATTCTGCTGTGTGCTCATCCTTGGCGCCCAGCTCAGAAGAACCAACCGATAAGAAGGAACCCAATAACTACAGCAGTGTTCCTGTTGGTGAAACTGTAATCAAGATTAGGACCCGGCAACCTCAGAATAGACCAACTTTAGACAATATTCCATTTCAAGGTACTGCTCCAAGAAGAATCCGTCTGGTTGTCCAGCGTTCTGGTGAATCAGTTTGCCATAGTGAAGTGGGAGGTCCAAGCTgcagtgaagaagatgaagtgcAATCAACAGTTACTAAG GCTGAAGAAGCTTCAGAACACTGTCCTCCTGTTGTTGAGATAGAGGAACAGAGCGAGCTTTTGAAGTCTGAGGAGAGCAGGGGAACTAATGAAGAATCCTCTGCAAAACTGAGGTTTAGGGTGAAACGTGATGCTCTTCCGGGCGGTAGCCAGCTGGAGATGTCAGAATTTGCGAAGGCACCTGCTCTACATCATGCCCCACGATCCTCATTAGTCTATATAGCAGGAGTTTCTCTAGTTGTAGTCATGTCTGTTGTCTTTATTGGGGTATGGGGGTACCTCAAATCTTGA
- the LOC126713157 gene encoding uncharacterized protein LOC126713157 isoform X2, translating into MVKDAGTTGDNAGDGAAADDGDVPDLEKGTDHNTAVTVDSGGDHGDHTSVTVVVSGGDSLTTTPQPEPELSATDTSKQELPTPVSPKKPYLTRTTSSPEQCRVCQQEKEEVLIELGCHCRGGLAKAHRSCIDTWFRSKGSNKCEICQEVATNVPPPDSQPSTNYWVWRIENYRLQNHQRGCISPLWVAFAILIGGLLLDVLISITLGVSALPINIIIGVIVVLGLGTALRLALEFVHEWHLRRAVQSIETNGNLGYHPTL; encoded by the exons ATGGTGAAAGACGCGGGCACCACTGGGGATAATGCTGGTGatggtgctgctgctgatgatGGTGATGTCCCCGACTTGGAAAAGGGTACTGACCATAACACAGCTGTGACGGTGGACTCCGGCGGCGATCATGGTGATCACACCTCAGTCACCGTCGTGGTTTCTGGTGGGGATTCACTCACAACCACTCCCCAACCAGAGCCAGAGCTGTCAGCAACCGACACCTCTAAGCAAGAACTGCCGACTCCCGTGTCTCCTAAGAAGCCATATTTGACTAGGACTACAAGTTCTCCTGAGCAATGCAG AGTTTGTCAGCAGGAGAAGGAGGAAGTTCTAATAGAGCTTGGGTGCCACTGTCGAGGTGGTCTTGCAAAAGCCCACAGGTCATGCATAGATACTTGGTTTCGTTCCAAAGGATCAAACAAATGCGAGATTTGCCA AGAGGTAGCTACAAATGTGCCACCTCCAGATTCCCAGCCCAGT ACAAATTACTGGGTTTGGAGGATTGAAAACTATAGACTTCAAAATCATCAAAGG GGATGTATTAGTCCACTTTGGGTGGCATTTGCAATCCTCATTGGTGGTCTCCTGTTGGATGTGCTAATTTCCATTACCCTTGGTGTCTCTGCACTGCCTATCAACATTATAATCG GTGTTATTGTTGTGCTTGGACTTGGAACTGCACTGCGACTTGCACTGGAATTCGTTCATGAGTGGCATTTGAGAAGAGCTGTGCAAAGTATTGAAACAAATGGGAATCTTGGTTACCATCCTACCTTGTAG
- the LOC126713162 gene encoding uncharacterized protein LOC126713162, whose amino-acid sequence MILVAIMAELMEEYTVLLARVLEHVFHSVPFPRRVRFLILRSLPFASTPTGPLTLTP is encoded by the coding sequence ATGATACTGGTGGCTATAATGGCGGAGCTGATGGAGGAGTACACAGTGTTGCTGGCGAGGGTGCTAGAGCATGTGTTTCATTCTGTGCCTTTCCCAAGAAGGGTTCGTTTTCTCATCCTCCGCAGCCTTCCTTTTGCTTCCACACCAACTGGCCCTCTCACTCTAACCCCTTAG
- the LOC126713157 gene encoding uncharacterized protein LOC126713157 isoform X1 encodes MVKDAGTTGDNAGDGAAADDGDVPDLEKGTDHNTAVTVDSGGDHGDHTSVTVVVSGGDSLTTTPQPEPELSATDTSKQELPTPVSPKKPYLTRTTSSPEQCRVCQQEKEEVLIELGCHCRGGLAKAHRSCIDTWFRSKGSNKCEICQEVATNVPPPDSQPSQTNYWVWRIENYRLQNHQRGCISPLWVAFAILIGGLLLDVLISITLGVSALPINIIIGVIVVLGLGTALRLALEFVHEWHLRRAVQSIETNGNLGYHPTL; translated from the exons ATGGTGAAAGACGCGGGCACCACTGGGGATAATGCTGGTGatggtgctgctgctgatgatGGTGATGTCCCCGACTTGGAAAAGGGTACTGACCATAACACAGCTGTGACGGTGGACTCCGGCGGCGATCATGGTGATCACACCTCAGTCACCGTCGTGGTTTCTGGTGGGGATTCACTCACAACCACTCCCCAACCAGAGCCAGAGCTGTCAGCAACCGACACCTCTAAGCAAGAACTGCCGACTCCCGTGTCTCCTAAGAAGCCATATTTGACTAGGACTACAAGTTCTCCTGAGCAATGCAG AGTTTGTCAGCAGGAGAAGGAGGAAGTTCTAATAGAGCTTGGGTGCCACTGTCGAGGTGGTCTTGCAAAAGCCCACAGGTCATGCATAGATACTTGGTTTCGTTCCAAAGGATCAAACAAATGCGAGATTTGCCA AGAGGTAGCTACAAATGTGCCACCTCCAGATTCCCAGCCCAGT CAGACAAATTACTGGGTTTGGAGGATTGAAAACTATAGACTTCAAAATCATCAAAGG GGATGTATTAGTCCACTTTGGGTGGCATTTGCAATCCTCATTGGTGGTCTCCTGTTGGATGTGCTAATTTCCATTACCCTTGGTGTCTCTGCACTGCCTATCAACATTATAATCG GTGTTATTGTTGTGCTTGGACTTGGAACTGCACTGCGACTTGCACTGGAATTCGTTCATGAGTGGCATTTGAGAAGAGCTGTGCAAAGTATTGAAACAAATGGGAATCTTGGTTACCATCCTACCTTGTAG